In Oryza sativa Japonica Group chromosome 1, ASM3414082v1, the genomic stretch TCAATAATTTTGAAAGTGTTGCCTCACCTAAATGCATGGCAGCATGCTTTATTGTATAGTGCTGCTTGGGCTTCAACAGGATTTGGATTCAGCTCTAGGGCATTCTCAAATTGTTCAAGAGCATCCTTCACCTTTGGAATGTGAAAGCAATATCACAATGAATGCAGTTGATATTTTATTGTATATGGTTCTTCAATTTAATGATTACAACAAACCCATGCAGGAGTTCACTAGTACATGCACCGTCTATAAGAAACCCACTTCAATTAATCCCATATCTCTAACAGACAAACATGGTATTGTTTCAGTTTAGAGCGAGTACAATAGTAGGTTACAAGTCAGCTATAAGCACATGTGTTGGTGATAAGATAAGAGACAGAAGAAAAAtggactacagatttgtagccagctgcagcacggactccaaaacgtcgtgtgtatatttttttttgactaaatcattgtgtgtatatgaaaggtgggaccatatattaattgtgtagtatatatttataggtaactattgtatgaatgtgctattaaattgactatacatgatttggagctaatagttggctatactattaaacttgctcttagagcaagtttaatagtatagcccactactagctgcAATTCACCTATAACCAATCTagtagccaattcatacaataattgcttactatactattaatatatagtcccacatgtcatacacacactgcgtcttgaagtccgtgctgtagttagctacagatctgtagcccgtttctcttctctcttatcttttatctcattaaaatatgtttatagccggCTAATAGTtcgctattgtacctgctcttaataGCTGCTTTGCTTAAGGCTGAGTTTGAGGGAGCATATGGGCTGAAAGTTTCCCTCATTTTCTGTGCACACacttcccaaactgctaaataATGTATTTCatgtaaaagttttctatatagaagtttcttAATTCTTAAAGAATCATATTAATCCCTTTTCAAGTTTGGAATAATtgatactcaattaattatgtgctaatgacttaTCTCGTTTTGTGCACCGCTAAGttgctaagagcaagtttaatagtatagccaactaatgGCTACAAATCAactatagccaatataatagccaattcatacaatagttacttactatactattaatacctggtcccacctgtcatacacacattatgtcttggagttcgtgctgcagctggctacagatttgtagcccgctgctcttctctctcttattttaactctttaaaatatgtttatagccggcttgtagtctgctattgtacctgctctaagcccAAATGCTCATTCAAACCCAGCCTAATGTTCAAACTCAATATGGACATGAGGATGTGGTCAAATATTTTTGGGTTCAACTTCACCATTCCCTTGAAGGTCGTTACGAAGAATTTACTATTTTACTCAGCAAGCAAAAGATGGTAAACCCAGTTCAAACACTCAAATGTGGCGTAAACATACCTATATCAGCCAAAGATGAACCAAAATGGAGATAAATGCAATGATTAAATTCTGGGAAAAGGCTGCCGAATACTGACATTCCTCAGCTAACTAGAGCTGCTTGCGCACTAAAACTGGGGCATCTCTATCAACATATTACTCCTACCGATAAAATTACTCGTTAATATGATCTGATCCTTCACGACGATTGAGAAGCACTCGAAATGTGGAATAGGCGGAACGGGAATCGACTTCGCTCACCCTGCCCTTGGAGAAGAGCTCGAGTCCCAGGTTGACGCACGACTCCGCCGTCGGGACAGCCACCGCCTCCTTCCCCGGCGATGGCGGGGGAGACGGAGACGAAGAGGCCTTGGAGCGGAGCACGCAGCGGCGTCGTCGGCCGCAATGAGGGAGGAGGGGCGAGACGAAGGATAGCGCTTGGAGGGCATAGCTACGggttccgccgcctccgcctccaccgccgccggcggggagaAGGGCGAGGTGTGGCCGGAGAGCCGATGCTCCGGCGGCCGCCATTGCCGGTTTCGTGAGGTGAGGTGGTCGTTTTTCTCGTTATCCAAACTAGTATTTGTGGTCGAGGAGGAACGAGTTGGGCCGAAGAAGATGCAAAACCCAGCCCATTTACTCATCACGTGTAAAAAAGAAAAGCCCAAACCGGCCCACCACGGAAACCCTACTTGCGCTGCGcctccgcagcatataacctcTCCCACCTCTCGCCCTCCGCCATCCCTCTCTCctctttggcggcggcggcggaagagagCGACGCAGACGGACGGCGTGGTGGTCTCCCCCTCCGGCGACGTAGCTCGAGCTCGCAACCATGGTGAGCGCCGCGCCGTTTCTCCCGTTACGTCTCAGTTTCATAGTCTCTGTACTTGTGTAGCACCGGTGTCTTCTTCTTCTGTTCTTTAGTTTCGGGTCGAGTGGTAGCAGGATGGGCTTGTGTTTAGCTTGTGTGGTGGTAATGTTAAGAGGGAGAATTGAGAGATTGGGGGAGGATTTGGTTTGGTTCTTGGGAATTGATGCGGTGTGCATTGTTGTAGATTGGCGGGCAGGTGTGATGAGGGCTATGCAATCTTTTTTTCGTGTTATGTTTCCTATTTCCTGTTTCTTGATGGCAGCATATGTATgatgattaccttttgatgTAGTAACTGATTTAAGTTGTGtgctgtttgatatattcttaCTAATTTTATATAGGAATTAGATTCCAAGATATGTAGTTAAACAGTATGGATCCTGTTGGGATCTAGAATTATATTGTGGATATACAGTATCGAGCCTATTGCTATCTAGAATTATATTGTTGTACTGGCTTTTAAGAAGCATCACAATTCTGTGAGTATGTGGTTAATAACATACTTAACGTTGTCAACCTGTTATTTTCTGAACAGGCGAGGGGATTGAAGAAGCATCTCAAGAGGCTCAATGCGCCCAAGCACTGGATGCTCGACAAGCTCGGCGGAGCTTTTGTGAGTTTACTGATTTCCTGTGATGTGCTTGAAATGGCCTCTGCCATTTGCGACTATTTTCTGTTGTTCAGTAATGTAATTCGCCGAACTGCTTTGTGTGCCTTCCAGGCCCCCAAGCCATCGTCTGGACCTCACAAGTCCAGGGAATGCCTGCCCCTGATCCTCATCATCAGGAACAGGTTGAAGTATGCGCTGACATACCGTGAGGTTATCTCTATCCTGATGCAGCGGCATGTCTTGGTTGATGGGAAGGTCAGGACTGACAAGACCTACCCTGCTGGTTTCATGGGTATGCACGCATGTTTCTTTTCTGACCCGTCGTTATCTTGTATGGTCTGGTATGCAAGTGGTTCATTTCTAGCATACCTTACATGGTAATGCCCTCTGTTTGGCAGATGTGATTTCCATTCCAAAGACTGGTGAGAACTACAGGCTTCTCTATGACACCAAGGGTCGCTTCCGCCTTCAGTCCGTCAAGGATGAGGATGCCAAGGTTAGCATTGCTTCTTTTCACTCATGCACACGTGAATGTAAATTCTCTATTCTGTTTTGTAGTCTAAATGTTTGTGACCCGATCTTTTATATGCAGTTCAAGCTTTGCAAAGTTCGGTCTGTCCAGTTTGGACAGAAGGGCATTCCCTATCTGAACACCTATGATGGACGCACCATCCGCTACCCGGACCCTTTGATTAAGGCTAACGACACAATCAAGATTGATCTTGAGACCAACAAGATTGTTGACTTCATCAAGTTTGATGTGGGCAATGTCGTTATGGTCACAGGAGGGAGGAACACTGGTCGTGTTGGAGTAATTAAGAACAGGGAGAAGCACAAGGGCAGTTTTGAGACCATCCATGTGGAGGACGCATTGGGCCATGCCTTCGCCACCCGTCTGGGCAATGTGTTCACCATCGGCAAGGGCAACAAGCCATGGGTGTCTCTCCCTAAGGGCAAGGGTATCAAGCTCAGCATCATCGAGGAACAGAGGAAGCGAGATGCTGCTGCTCAGGCTGCTGCAAATGCTTAAATACATTTCTATCTTCaaaatttgagttttgtttgggTTGACAGAATTTTCCATCCTAGTTGAAATGTAGTTCACAGTAATACTGTTAAGTTGCAGAGATGCATCCTTTTCTACTGTTATTTCATGTTATCGAGCCATTTTATTGTGTTCATCTTTTGGCCTTGAAGCTACCAAAATGGCTGAGACCGTTATCATCATGCAGTCATTATAATGAACAGTAGCAATTAGCCATCACTTGTTTAGAGCGAGATTTGTTTTCAGGCAACTGCTGCTTTACTGAAGCTACATGGCTAATCTTGGTTTATTCAAACGAGACTATTGGCATCCTTCCAGCTTGGCATTCAAAGGGAGTCTTGGTTTAATCAAATAGGCTTCCAATCTTTCCAGGTTTTGCAAAGTAAAACCTTTTTCGTAATGGATCATATTCCTGGAACACAATTGTATGGAAAGGTAGGGATGGGTAGAAAAAGatcgagaccgagaaattcggtcctAGGTAGTGAGACCGAATTTtattcggtcaattcggttagtcttatcggttaaaaaaaaagaccgaattaacaaattaacaaaaaaaaatttctaaatcCAACCTATAATCCACTAAATTCAACATGATTAAACTCTATTTTTCACACCCCTACTTATAGGCATGTAATGTAAGAAGTGTCTTTACGCATACATgcttacgattttttttttgatttttgtgttgaaaatttccattatttctttgcatatatgaaaatgttgctGAATTTCGGTCAGGACTGAGACCGAGACAAATTAATTTGTCGGTCCTAATATTTTTTCGTTGAAATTCGGTATTCACTTCCAAAAGACCGAAAGACCAAAGACCGAAaccgaaattttcggttagaccgaatACCCACCCCTGTGGAAAGGTACGCATGCCGAACAAATGGAATGTTTGGTTTATTCAATGAGACTTCAATTATTGGGAAAGGTGATAATACAAATTGGCAAATACGGTAGTACTGTTTTAAACCTCTcgctagtattttttttcacccgAGGCTAAACCGAAATACCGTCCTGCCTGGGATGCATAGTTTACAAAACCACGCGGTCATCACGTGTGGtaatcttttcagtttttgaaatCACGGTATAGCTCTCGGTTTGGGGAATCATGCTAGGATGTGGATCCTGGCTGTGATGTGAACACACTCGTGCATACTCACCGGCAGCGGTAGATCCGGCCGTCATAGGGCCGGCAACGACAGATCTATCCTTCTTGGGCTGCCCTTGCCTCCCCTTCACCAGTGTAGCTCCTAAGGCCACCATGGGTGGATCCACGTCCCCTAAGACCTCCACCTCAACTGTTGCCATCGTCGAGGTCGCggtagccgccgccgtcattTGAGTCGTTGTAGCCACTGCCTTATCCCGTCACGGGGTCACTCGagagatatttaaccatttgccacatttagatgtggcaattaactatttgccactggacccacatgtcatagacacatgtggacccacatgtcattgagataggggtggcaaatagttatttgccaaatctaaaagtggcaaatagttaaaagccccggtTACTCGGCGGTGGCAGATCCGCCCTTTCCTAGGGCTGACAATGATGCTGCTGGATCCGCTGCCGCCATCACCGTCCCTCCAAGGGCCGAGGGTGGTGGATCCATCCCTCACGAGGGAGGTGTCGATGGATCCACTGTCCTTAGGGggctgccgccgtcgtcatcgtcgtctttGCCATATCTCCCACCAGAGCCGAGCGGGgtagggagaggggaggggaggggaggagtagggagaagagaggggtgAGGAGAAGATCTCCTCCATGATAGAAAAATCTCCTCCCCAAGCATCTACTCCACGCGTGCGCGCTCCGTCGGGGCCGCCACCGAGCTCCACTGAGCATTTGGACCTCAAGCGCCGCCACCTCTGCATGAGAGAGATTGTGAGtgagtgagaaagagagagaggaggtgaggagTTGAGGTGACTAAATACGTAGGGAGAGTAAAGGGGATAAGGATAAGGATGAGCAGAGAGATGGGTGGCAGGCGGGCCTATTAAGACGTCCACCTGCGATAATAAATTTTCGTATCACAGGTGGATTTTTGCTGGACACCGCCtaaatatttttacatatgAATGCTCATTTAGTTGGCCGCCtaaatatttttacatatgGACGCTCATTTAGTtggctaaaaaaaaaacacagtgtGTGTTCGCGAAAATCGTTTTTTGTAAGTGTTTCTTAGGTCTTCCGGTGAAAATGGAGGCACAACACATAAGATCGCTTCCCGATTTTGTTTCAATTCACGATCACGGGATTTCACGTGGCCGCAGGCCGCAGCCAGCGTCGCATCCACCTTCATTTGTCCGTCATCGTACACCGGGCTCTTCGTCCGTCATTCGCAATCCCGTGAGCTTCGTCTGTGCGTCCGCGTCCCAACGCCCGCACGAGCGTTCGTTGTTTCTGCTGTCCCCAGACAGGTTCCAAGACTGAGAGCGCCCTGACGTCCATGCCTAGGGAGTATAGTCGATCACGTACTAGCCACACCaagtaagaagaagaagaagaccgGTAAGAGAGGGGTGGCTGCCTGCTTTTTTGCTTCTTGCTGCTGCGGCCTGTTCTTCATCGGAGCTCTTCGTGTCCAGATTTCTTCAAGGCTAGAGAGCAGCTAGCAATAGGAGGAGGCAGTAGGCATGGGCAGCGTCAAAGGTGAGCGGCTGACCGGTGTGGAGCTCTCTGGTTTGTGTAGATGGCTTTGCTCTGTGTTCATGATTTGGGTTCTCAGGGGATGCTCTGAACTTGGGTTATTTGGGGTTCAAAGTTCGGATCATCTGTTCGATGTTCCCATCGATTTTGTTTGGTGAGAGTTGCAAAAGAACGGTTTTATGTAGGTAGGGCCAAATCAAACTTgagatttctctctctctctctctctctctctctttttcctgaCGCTTTCCCTGATATGTGCATTAAAGGATTTTGATATGGCCCAGCCtgtttgagtttattttcttgattttctttttgaatttaTTTAGATAGTGTGTGCTCTTTTGAGTGAGCTCTCTAGATAGTGAGTTTGCTTCATTGTGTCTGTGCGTGATGACAGCACAAGTGTCAAGACGAGGCAACAAGGTGCACTACGCTTTATGCGCAAGACACTGCAAAATCACATACGACTATACATGACAATTGAAATTGTTTTTATCCAGTATACCGCATGGACATCTTAATAGCATAGGATAAAGAGAAAAGCAATAATAACCAAAGGTTGGAGTTTAGGAttggtttatttatttatagggGTATTAGCATGGCTAGGATTATAATTAGCTAGGGTTTAGCTTTAGATTAGCGATAGTAAGGTTGGCAAGTATAGCGGCTAGGATTTAGTTTATTAATTTCTAGCCTACATGGGAGACTTCTCTAACCGGTGCTGACAAATAGCATAATGGCCAGAGGATTGGAAGGTTGGTGCAGGTTGTGAGGTGGATGTGTTATTCTGACAACCATGGATGGTAGTGGGGCGGGAGAGCTAAGTGTGCAGTGTACTGTGGAGACCAAGGAAACAATGAAGCTCCAATCTCTGTAGGCATCGATAAGTGTGGTGCGAGGAATAGCAGTACTTCGGCTTTGGGATTATGTTATGTGGAGCTTTATATCCAACAGTCCGATCTCGAACGTCCTTATGAAAGGCGTAAATTTCCAAACGGTGTTTTTTAAGTGGCTAAGGGGTAATTTGGAATAAGAGGAATAATATTCAAAAGAttgaatttaatataattctAAATTGGAAGTTTAAATGGCATTTAAATAGATTAAGAACattcaaataaaatatgaaaatataaaaaaatagtatcaATAGATAGAGTTTGAATTTAGAGtaatttaggtccaagtttgacTTGAATCGGTTTTATGGTTGAATCAGTTTTATGGTTTGGGAGAAATGGGCTCTAAAAATTGAACTTTGgattaaatctagaaaatacGAAACAAAACTGTTTATGGGGCCAACCTGTCAAACActgttattcttttcttttctctccttcctcctcccgatcacctctctctttcttgttGCAGGCCGTGGCTAGGGTTGGGGATTCCAGCGGCTATGATGGCCAGAGGCCAGGGCGGATTGAGAGAGGAGGCTGTGTGCACGACGGTGGCGAAGTATCCCCCGTAGTGGAACGGCTAATTGTGCCAGCGGCAAGGTCGGTAGCTAAGAGTGGGCATGGCGGATTGGCATCGAGGAGGCCGAAAGGGGATGGGTGGTGGCTTCAGCGTAGGGTAGTTCAGATTAAATTGATGTCATGGGAAGCTCTAGCCTCTATGTGGATGATGATGATAACTcattttgtggttggttgtatttacacccaaatttgtcATCTAAGATTCGGATTAGgaaaatattgtcaaaatttggagAGTATCGGTTTGCTTCACGGAGCTGGTATGACTGTCGTATGTGGGCCAGTCAGACCGCTGCTTGTGTGCCGGTCAAACTAGCAGAGTCCGATCTCGAGTCTGTTTTCGTCAGGCCTCGGAATTCCTTTTTTGGGATGGCATATTTTGggtttttgttgatttttttgtcccgagttggacgtggaggaggcaagaccaacccctatataaagCACAAGGCCGGTTTAATTGGAAGAAGAATCTACACAGTCCAATGTAGCCAATAGAATCGCTTTTTCAATATTGCACCTACTTTTCGCCTAGTTCTAGCCTAGTTcatccatctttgtcgatttgcgccgTAAATCATCCGCCTTCACTGCAAGAGTACAGAATTCTTTTCTAGGTTTGTTCCGTAAACCTAATGTTCACCCTTAAGATGGGTGTGTATCGCTTGTTTCAtttaaatcggctccgctagccggtttaatcTATCGAAACCCATTTTGATCTAGCTTTTGCTAGATTGAGGTGGTCGGTGACTCCATACCACCGCAAGGTGTTTAGGTGTCTCGATCATGATTGTCTTCTTACAAAAAAAAGTTTCCAATAGGTTGGTTGTAACTAGCGATGGAAAGGAAgctcgtggctcgttagctcgctcgacTTGTGacaagctcggctcggctcgactcGTTTCATTTTCCTAACGAGCCAAGCTGGCATTTTAACTCGTTAGAGATAAGGAGCCAGCTCCAGCTGGCTCGCGAGCCTTAACGAGCCAGGACTCCAATAGACAACAGCAAAGGCCCAGCCCAAGACAACAGAAAAACCCTAGTCCTCTCCTCACTCCTCACggcatcggcgtcggcggctcATCCTCTCTGGCTCCGCTTGATTCCTCGATCCCTCCCCCCTCAGGCTTCCGCAATGGCGTAGTGCGCTGCCACTAgtcgctctcctctcctcatctCTCGCTGCGACGCCGCCCGGCCATCCTCTTCCATTGAAGAagctctcctcgccgccgccaactgctAGGGCCGTCGCCGCACTTCCCCAGCCAGCGCCAAAAGCTCTCCTCTCTTCACCTCTCGCCGCGACACCGCCTGGTCATCCTCTTCCACCGAAGACCGGCCACCTACCCCGCCCCCGCTGGCCACCACCCCATGCCACACGCCGCCCACTGCCCAGGCGCCCACCGATGGTTTGGCTCTCGAGCCTAATGAGCTAGCTCAAGCTTTCAAATGAGCCAAGCCAAGCTAGGtttctagctcgttaggataacgagccaaGCTGAGCCAGCTCGTTATCACCAAGCCGACCCGAGCTGGCTTGCTATCCACCCCTAGATAGGTGCTATAGCTTTCTAGGATGTACTGAGACGCTACAAACAAAAAGGCTCCACCGGATTATAGCTGGACGCCTTGATGGAGAAATGAGCTTGCGCAACGAAAAACAGAGCAGTGCACACACTTGGCCTCGGACTTCGACGAGGACTTGAAAAGCTTCAAGTATGGCATAACGATGCCTAAATTTCGCGTTACACCAGAAGTTGATGAAGGATTTGGCTTGAATTGGTGGAGTGTATGCACGCATAGTGCTCGATCACTGTCATGCACGAGGCCGTGCACTTTGGCGCGTGGACATCTATCCTTCGGCTGAGCAAGGGGCGGTGTACCACCATGGTTTGGGCCGAGGTGGACTGGCTTACgttgaggaataagttcat encodes the following:
- the LOC4326022 gene encoding small ribosomal subunit protein eS4-like translates to MARGLKKHLKRLNAPKHWMLDKLGGAFAPKPSSGPHKSRECLPLILIIRNRLKYALTYREVISILMQRHVLVDGKVRTDKTYPAGFMDVISIPKTGENYRLLYDTKGRFRLQSVKDEDAKFKLCKVRSVQFGQKGIPYLNTYDGRTIRYPDPLIKANDTIKIDLETNKIVDFIKFDVGNVVMVTGGRNTGRVGVIKNREKHKGSFETIHVEDALGHAFATRLGNVFTIGKGNKPWVSLPKGKGIKLSIIEEQRKRDAAAQAAANA